Proteins from a single region of Nomia melanderi isolate GNS246 chromosome 9, iyNomMela1, whole genome shotgun sequence:
- the Apd-1 gene encoding apidermin 1, producing MKCLVALVAALAIVSASPDRERRSLAWGSHGAVVLGGALPGVALAAPWAPAAAVIGPVAGSAAVVGPAAGPTAVVGPTAGSAAVVGPSAGSAAVVGPTAGSAVVAGPAGAIVAPGLW from the exons ATGAAGTGTTTG GTCGCCCTCGTTGCCGCTTTGGCCATCGTCTCCGCTAGCCCGGACCGTGagcgtcgctcgctcgcttgggGATCGCATGGCGCCGTAGTCCTCGGTGGTGCATTGCCCGGCGTGGCTCTCGCGGCTCCGTGGGCTCCCGCGGCGGCTGTTATAGGTCCCGTCGCTGGATCCGCGGCTGTCGTTGGGCCTGCCGCAGGCCCGACCGCCGTCGTTGGACCAACTGCTGGTTCTGCCGCGGTTGTTGGGCCCTCTGCTGGTTCTGCTGCCGTTGTAGGACCGACTGCCG GATCCGCGGTTGTGGCTGGTCCAGCTGGAGCTATCGTAGCTCCTGGACTTTGGTAG
- the Apd-3 gene encoding apidermin 3, which translates to MKFLAIFAAIVSVCAAAPSAVWAPALAAPSVAVAGPVVGPAVVAGPAAGAVKVAGPVAGPAVVTGPVAGPSVVTGAVAGPTLVSQPGAVVVGGGLVTPAVVAAAPAVVAAPAATVVAGPVTSAVVAGPATSAVVAGPATSAVVAGPVAKAAVIGASSSAVVTGVHGW; encoded by the exons ATGAAATTCTTG GCCATTTTCGCAGCGATCGTTTCGGTCTGCGCCGCAGCCCCTAGCGCAGTTTGGGCTCCAGCCCTAGCAGCCCCATCTGTAGCTGTTGCTGGTCCAGTTGTCGGCCCAGCAGTCGTTGCTGGTCCGGCAGCAGGAGCCGTGAAAGTAGCTGGACCCGTAGCTGGGCCAGCCGTTGTCACTGGTCCTGTAGCTGGACCATCTGTTGTCACAGGTGCCGTCGCTGGACCTACTCTCGTTTCTCAACCCGGTGCTGTTGTCGTTG GAGGCGGACTTGTTACCCCTGCAGTTGTAGCTGCTGCTCCTGCGGTCGTCGCTGCTCCTGCTGCCACGGTCGTCGCTGGCCCAGTAACGTCCGCGGTCGTCGCGGGTCCAGCAACATCTGCGGTCGTCGCGGGCCCAGCAACATCTGCGGTCGTCGCAGGCCCAGTTGCTAAAGCTGCAGTGATTGGTGCCTCTTCCTCGGCTGTAGTTACTGGAGTTCACGGCTGGTAA
- the LOC116431315 gene encoding uncharacterized protein LOC116431315 isoform X1 — protein MKLLLQLVASILLTSVCAAGWPYREIVGVGQSATPVFVAPVYGVAPALSILEPAEEVATVVAGPVTGTTVVEGSSSGPVTYLSPGDTNAVLQNDSLLITNATEVSAANEDSVLIKGASAGPVTLVAPSDNLGAIADNAPSAEAETKKGAVASSASAAVAIENAEESSASASAATITETIGVASAKAVIGPSTGPIIIVGPTAPPIPTTAAPPTVAPLTAAASAATAAVSSAATAVANVSATATAGGMSNEAATVIDITESSKTQVSASSSSLVTQSIGNSIVSTQAKVNLIRPGAAIIVAQAPSSNAVVSEGAVPATPASDPPRTVSAAATASVLLAKAPPL, from the exons ATGAAGTTGCTG CTGCAGTTAGTGGCATCGATTCTCCTAACATCCGTTTGCGCCGCCGGTTGGCCGTATCGTGAAATAGTGGGCGTTGGGCAATCAGCGACGCCAGTATTCGTTGCACCAGTTTATGGAGTCGCACCTGCATTGAGCATATTGGAGCCAGCCGAAGAGGTTGCAACGGTGGTAGCTGGCCCGGTAACAGGTACCACGGTCGTCGAAGGATCGTCTTCAGGACCTGTGACCTATCTATCGCCTGGAGATACAAACGCTGTGCTTCAAAACGATTCTTTGCTGATTACAA aTGCGACAGAGGTATCAGCTGCGAACGAGGATTCGGTGCTCATTAAAGGAGCATCGGCCGGACCGGTGACGCTGGTCGCTCCTTCCGACAATCTCGGCGCAATCGCCGATAATGCACCGTCAGCCGAAGCGGAAACAAAGAAAGGTGCTGTTGCATCGTCAGCATCGGCGGCTGTCGCAATCGAAAACGCAGAAGAATCGTCTGCATCGGCGAGCGCAGCGACAATTACCGAAACAATAGGAGTAGCATCGGCGAAGGCGGTGATAGGTCCCTCCACTGGGCCCATAATCATTGTTGGCCCGACCGCTCCGCCGATCCCAACCACAGCCGCTCCACCGACAGTTGCACCTTTAACGGCAGCCGCTTCGGCTGCCACTGCTGCTGTCAGTTCAGCTGCCACTGCAGTCGCCAATGTTTCTGCCACGGCGACTGCCGGGGGAATGAGCAACGAAGCTGCTACAGTTATCG ATATAACAGAGTCCAGCAAGACCCAGGTTTCAGCATCCAGTTCGAGCTTAGTGACGCAGAGTATTGGAAATTCCATAGTTTCCACGCAGGCGAAGGTTAATCTGATTAGGCCTGGGGCTGCAATTATAGTAGCACAGGCACCTTCTAGTAATGCCGTTGTATCAGAGGGTGCGGTTCCCGCCACGCCGGCTTCCGATCCACCGCGAACTGTTTCCGCTGCTGCCACCGCTTCCGTGCTACTAGCCAAGGCGCCGCCACTCTAA
- the LOC116431264 gene encoding uncharacterized protein LOC116431264 has protein sequence MCNLVAVFFLAALSVASAAPSALLAHGAALAGPLIGPAALSGPIAGPAALAGPAVGPARISGAVDGGAVVTGAVAGPSLVSGSVAGAAAPWAAAAPWAAAAPWGAAAPWAPWGAVLAGPASAPAALAGPVAAPALIAGPSGSIAAGPAGVGGIVSGAHHW, from the exons ATGTGCAATCTGGTAGCGGTCTTCTTCCTCGCAGCCCTGTCCGTCGCATCGGCGGCTCCATCCGCTTTGCTGGCACACGGAGCTGCCCTTGCTGGCCCTCTTATAGGACCTGCTGCCCTCAGCGGACCCATCGCCGGACCTGCAGCCCTTGCTGGACCCGCCGTTGGCCCCGCTCGCATCTCCGGAGCGGTTGATGGCGGCGCCGTAGTAACTGGAGCCGTTGCCGGACCATCCCTAGTCTCCGGTAGCGTCGCTGGAGCTGCTGCTCCATGGGCAGCTGCTGCACCTTGGGCAGCCGCTGCTCCTTGGGGAGCTGCTGCACCCTGGGCTCCATGGG GTGCCGTCTTGGCTGGTCCTGCGTCAGCACCAGCGGCCCTTGCTGGTCCCGTTGCCGCGCCAGCCCTTATTGCCGGACCATCTGGTAGCATAGCGGCCGGGCCAGCCGGAGTAGGCGGAATCGTTAGCGGGGCTCATCACTGGTAA
- the LOC116431316 gene encoding uncharacterized protein LOC116431316 has translation MAVGKVIRLMLLLVISLHMIQQISALGLIGNILGNMKPKECEPHFPNIGFKPMLHLPEIIAELKHIRNMLEGRCACNSPAASLGLNTGSNGQLNDNNNLSSLFQTLATRNAAPAAPL, from the exons ATGGCCGTAGGAAAAGTCATTCGCCTGATGCTGCTGCTGGTTATTTCTCTACAC ATGATTCAGCAAATTTCTGCGTTGGGGCTTATTGGCAACATTCTGGGTAACATGAAACCAAAGGAATGTGAGCCTCATTTTCCAAATATAGGTTTTAAACCAATGTTGCATCTACCTGAAATAATTGCGGAATTGAAGCATATACGAAACATGCTTGAAGGACGCTGCGCTTGTAATTCCCCTGCCGCATCTTTAGGACTTAATACTGGTTCAAATGGACAGTTAAacgacaataataatttatcttcCCTCTTTCAAACATTGGCAACGAGAAATGCCGCGCCTGCTGCACCATTATAA
- the Apd-2 gene encoding apidermin 2 encodes MKSLVILFAIFAIVAAFPEQERERRGILAAPALAAPWVAGPKIAAAPIAVAAAPKLLAAPAVVAAPALAAAPWGLKAW; translated from the exons ATGAAATCCTTG GTGATCCTTTTCGCTATCTTCGCCATCGTCGCCGCCTTCCCCGAACAGGAACGCGAACGTCGTGGAATCCTCGCTGCTCCCGCTCTTGCTGCCCCATGGGTCGCTGGACCCAAAATCGCCGCTGCTCCCATCGCTGTTGCTGCTGCCCCTAAGCTCCTTGCGGCAC CCGCTGTTGTAGCCGCCCCTGCTCTCGCTGCCGCCCCTTGGGGACTCAAAGCTTGGTAA
- the LOC116431315 gene encoding uncharacterized protein LOC116431315 isoform X2, translated as MKLLLQLVASILLTSVCAAGWPYREIVGVGQSATPVFVAPVYGVAPALSILEPAEEVATVVAGPVTDATEVSAANEDSVLIKGASAGPVTLVAPSDNLGAIADNAPSAEAETKKGAVASSASAAVAIENAEESSASASAATITETIGVASAKAVIGPSTGPIIIVGPTAPPIPTTAAPPTVAPLTAAASAATAAVSSAATAVANVSATATAGGMSNEAATVIDITESSKTQVSASSSSLVTQSIGNSIVSTQAKVNLIRPGAAIIVAQAPSSNAVVSEGAVPATPASDPPRTVSAAATASVLLAKAPPL; from the exons ATGAAGTTGCTG CTGCAGTTAGTGGCATCGATTCTCCTAACATCCGTTTGCGCCGCCGGTTGGCCGTATCGTGAAATAGTGGGCGTTGGGCAATCAGCGACGCCAGTATTCGTTGCACCAGTTTATGGAGTCGCACCTGCATTGAGCATATTGGAGCCAGCCGAAGAGGTTGCAACGGTGGTAGCTGGCCCGGTAACAG aTGCGACAGAGGTATCAGCTGCGAACGAGGATTCGGTGCTCATTAAAGGAGCATCGGCCGGACCGGTGACGCTGGTCGCTCCTTCCGACAATCTCGGCGCAATCGCCGATAATGCACCGTCAGCCGAAGCGGAAACAAAGAAAGGTGCTGTTGCATCGTCAGCATCGGCGGCTGTCGCAATCGAAAACGCAGAAGAATCGTCTGCATCGGCGAGCGCAGCGACAATTACCGAAACAATAGGAGTAGCATCGGCGAAGGCGGTGATAGGTCCCTCCACTGGGCCCATAATCATTGTTGGCCCGACCGCTCCGCCGATCCCAACCACAGCCGCTCCACCGACAGTTGCACCTTTAACGGCAGCCGCTTCGGCTGCCACTGCTGCTGTCAGTTCAGCTGCCACTGCAGTCGCCAATGTTTCTGCCACGGCGACTGCCGGGGGAATGAGCAACGAAGCTGCTACAGTTATCG ATATAACAGAGTCCAGCAAGACCCAGGTTTCAGCATCCAGTTCGAGCTTAGTGACGCAGAGTATTGGAAATTCCATAGTTTCCACGCAGGCGAAGGTTAATCTGATTAGGCCTGGGGCTGCAATTATAGTAGCACAGGCACCTTCTAGTAATGCCGTTGTATCAGAGGGTGCGGTTCCCGCCACGCCGGCTTCCGATCCACCGCGAACTGTTTCCGCTGCTGCCACCGCTTCCGTGCTACTAGCCAAGGCGCCGCCACTCTAA